In Sphaeramia orbicularis chromosome 3, fSphaOr1.1, whole genome shotgun sequence, a genomic segment contains:
- the clec3a gene encoding tetranectin-like protein, with product MQRRTQKGIQRTGIYWAIHSVFSSFTAVQGVLLCPVLPDPLASDMARLALPVFFVLCLSLLHFSSSRPSRTRKAVSARQSAADEEDVKSQLERLWQEVNSLKEMQALQTVCLRGIKAHRKCYLTIEEPKHYHEANEDCIAQGGTLATPRDVMENNELRDYAKRSAPGSKDFWIGVADIVKEGQYVDVNSQPISYFNWDRTKKQPTGTKRESCVALSVAAQGKWYDEVCRSLKKYICEYVIP from the exons ATGCAAAGGAGGACCCAGAAAGGCATACAGAGGACTGGTATATATTGGGCTATCCACAGTGTTTTTAGTTCTTTCACAGCAGTACAAGGTGTACTACTGTGTCCTGTCCTGCCTGATCCACTGGCCTCAGACATGGCTCGTCTGGCCCTCCCGGTCTTCTTCGTTCTTTGCCTCTCTTTGCTCCACTTCAGCTCCAGCCGTCCATCTCGCACCAGGAAGGCTGTGTCAGCTCGTCAGTCCG CTGCAGATGAAGAAGATGTTAAGTCTCAGCTTGAGAGGCTGTGGCAGGAGGTGAATTCACTGAAAGAGATGCAGGCATTGCAGACAg TTTGTCTCCGTGGCATCAAAGCTCACAGGAAGTGCTATCTCACAATTGAGGAGCCCAAACATTACCATGAGGCAAATGAAGACTGTATAGCACAAGGAGGAACCCTGGCCACTCCACGGGATGTGATGGAAAACAATGAACTGAGGGACTATGCAAAGAGGAGTGCACCGGGGTCCAAGGACTTCTGGATCGGAGTGGCAGATATAGTGAAAGAAGGCCAGTATGTGGACGTCAACAGCCAACCCATCAGCTACTTCAACTGGGACCGGACCAAGAAACAGCCCACAGGCACCAAGAGGGAGAGCTGCGTGGCCCTGTCGGTGGCTGCACAGGGGAAGTGGTACGACGAAGTGTGCCGCAGTCTGAAAAAGTACATCTGTGAATATGTCATCCCATAA
- the vat1l gene encoding synaptic vesicle membrane protein VAT-1 homolog-like: protein MAKEGADMTEETEYMIDKHVAKETENMESSGDAKEMRAVILAGFGGLNKLRVTKKAMPEPQDGEVKIRVKACGLNFLDLMVRQGTIDCPPKPPLVPGFECSGIVETVGENTKGFEIGDRVIAFVNYNAWAEVVCTSVDFVYKMPDEMTFAEAAAFSLNFVAAYMMLFEVANLREGMSVLVHSAGGGVGQAVAQLCSTVPKVTVFGIASCFKHAAIRDSVTHLFDRNADYIQEVKKISPEGVDIVLDCLCGENTGKGLSLLKPLGTYILYGASNMVTGETKSFFSFAKSWWQVEKVNPIKLYEENKVIAGFSLLNLLFKQGKCSLVKSVMEKLLCLYNQKKIKPVVDSLWALEEVKEAMQRIHDRGNIGKLILDVEKSPTPLMASDSTETSEAGEEEEETEGDNDSKERMPFIH from the exons ATGGCTAAAGAAGGAGCCGATATGACAGAGGAAACCGAGTACATGATAGATAAACATGTGGCGAAAGAAACTGAGAACATGGAGTCATCCGGAGATGCCAAAGAAATGAGAGCGGTGATATTGGCAGGTTTTGGGGGTCTTAACAAACTCAGGGTGACCAAGAAGGCAATGCCCGAGCCTCAGGATGGAGAAGTGAAGATCCGAGTCAAAGCATG tGGATTGAATTTCCTGGACCTAATGGTACGTCAAGGGACTATCGATTGTCCACCAAAGCCCCCTCTTGTGCCTGGATTTGAATGCTCTGGAATAGTAGAGACAGTGGGCGAAAACACAAAGGGATTTGAG ATAGGTGACAGAGTCATTGCTTTTGTGAATTACAATGCCTGGGCGGAAGTTGTCTGCACATCAGTGGACTTTGTCTACAAGATGCCAGATGAAATGACTTTTGCTGAGGCTGCAGCATTCTCCCTCAACTTTGTGGCTGCCTATATGATGCTCTTTGAGGTTGCTAATTTGCGAGAGGGGATGTCAGTGCTGGTTCACTCAGCAGGAGGTGGTGTA GGTCAGGCTGTCGCTCAGCTGTGCTCCACTGTACCCAAAGTGACAGTGTTTGGGATTGCATCATGTTTCAAACATGCAGCCATTAGAGACTCTGTGACTCATCTCTTTGACAGAAATGCTGATTACATACAAGAAGTCAAAAA GATCTCTCCAGAGGGTGTAGACATTGTGTTAGACTGTTTGTGTGGAGAAAACACAGGGAAAGGCCTGAGTCTGCTAAAACCTTTGGGAACTTACATCCTTTATG gcgCGTCAAACATGGTAACTGGAGAAACAAAGAGTTTCTTCAGCTTTGCAAAATCT TGGTGGCAGGTGGAGAAAGTGAACCCTATTAAACTCTATGAAGAGAACAAAGTCATAGCAGGATTCTCGCTTCTCAACCTCCTCTTCAAGCAAGGGAAGTGCAGTCTTGTGAAATCAGTGATGGAAAAACTGTTGTGTCTCTATAACCAAAAGAAGATTAAGCCAGTAGTGGACTCCCTATGGGCTCTGGAGGAG GTAAAAGAGGCCATGCAGAGAATTCATGACAGAGGAAATATAGGAAAACTCATTCTGGATGTTGAGAAATCCCCTACTCCTTTG ATGGCTAGCGACAGCACAGAGACGAGTGAAGctggggaggaggaagaggaaaccGAGGGAGACAATGACAGCAAGGAGCGAATGCCTTTCATCCATTAG